In Crinalium epipsammum PCC 9333, the genomic window GATGAAACAGGAGAACTGAACCAGCAGGACCTTTAGGAGCGACAATTCCATATTTTTCGACCAACTTGGTAACAGTTGGTCTACTCAGCATATACTGCGTTCGGCGAGATTTAAGATATTGCTTCTCTTCAATGGCTAAAGACTCTTCTTCTTCAGTGATGGGGTTAATCAAGCCTTCCTTATGGGAACCCGGCATCACCAAAGTCGGACCATTAAATTCGTTAACTTCATCTAAAAAGACGATGGCGATCGCTGCTTGGTCTGTAGGCATACCATCGTTTTTACAAAAATAGGAAGAATCTTGATGCCACGACCACATTGTGTCTTCAAATGCTGGCTTAAAATTAAGGCTACACCGATGAATGTAGACAGCCGAGTCGCCTAATAACTGCATTATCGGTTTGACAAGTTTTGGGTGACGGACTAATCGATGAAAAACTTTGTTTTCCAGATGCGCCCCATGAATCATTCTGACAGTTTTTCCGTCTCTTTTAAGAATTTTCCCTGCAAAATCTTGGAGACACAGAGCACTGGCTTCAGCCCGCATCACCTCTACTTCTCCAGGGGCAAAACAATTGGGCAAAAGCAGATAGCCCTGCAAATCATAAGTTTTGAGTTCCTCGCTTGTTAGTTGCATCAGTGGTCATGTCCTTATTAATTCAGAGGTAAAGGGAAGTTCCTTTTTCGCGGAAACTTCCCTATTGTTAGAGACATAAATCTCTACTTACCAACAAATAGTCTTAGGCGACAAGTTGAAGGTTATGAATTAGAACCCAAGCCAGAAGTAGATTTATACTCCTTGGGATCTATCACTTTCAGGTTCTGCATCATGCCCTTATCTTCGTGATCGAGGATATGGCAGTGATAGACAAACACGCCAGTAATGAAGGGGTTTAAGAAGGGAATACGGATTGTAGTTGTGCTGTTTGGGGGTAAGTTCATCGTATCTCTATACCCCTGTGGTTTTAGAGGACAAGTATAGGTACTATCGTTATTCCTCTGACATTGCCCATTTATGGTGTAGTTATCGTAGGTACTGCCTGGATCATCTTTGAGGGTGACCTGAGTAACTAAAAAATCAAGCTGGTGCATATGGAAAGCGTGCGGAGCACCAGTGGTATTGATCACCTGCCATTCTTCAATATCCCCCAAGTGGGAAACTTTATCGATCCGGTTTTCATTATATAGTTCACCCGTCGGTGATTCATGAGGGGAACTATATCCTTTTATAGTAAATACATTCTTAACTGGTTTTGTTGAGTTACTAAAATAGAAATAACGTTTCTGAGTAAGTGGATCGGAATACTCTTTCCCTGGAGTTATGCACTTAGTACGATCTTTTTCACCCTGTGGGCATTCTTGATAAGAAGCTAGATCTGAAGGTTTTGGGAGAAGCTTGTCTATTTTGGCTGGTGTCTGGGAAGTGATGTAGTCATTTAAAGTTTCGCCCCCAGATTTACAAGCTGAACCATCTGGAGTAAGTTCCGAACCATCTGGACTTTGGTAGCATACGTAGTTACCCTGTTCTACACTAACAGTTGCTAAATAGTAGCTCTTTTTGTTGAATTGGTTAACCCACTGTTGCTGGTCTTTGGTCAAATTAGAGGAAAGAGCGGAAACAAGTGTGTATTCCTCACCTGGTTCACCTCCCACTACAAGCAGTTCCACTCGACTAGCAGGTGGCAATAGAACTGACTGAGTTTTAATTGGTTTATTTACAACATCGCTGTCACGAGCCAATATGTAAAAACCCCCATTCTCAGCAAATTTAGGATTTGTTTCGACATTAGTCTCTAGAGCCAGATTCAGGTAGTTATCTGCGCCAATATTAGCGATGCGCCAGAACTGAACCTCTCCAGGCTGAATTGTTATTTTCGGGTTGAGTGTACCATTGAAGGTAAAACAATCCGGACGGGGAGACTGAGAATTATAGTTAGGGTTTAGAACATCATTAAAATCCTTGAACATCATCACCTGCTGAGTGATGGCAAGCTTGGTGGGTTGTATTGTTGTGGGCGTGATAGTGCTGGTAGGCTTAATTCCTTTACCAGGCGCAGGGTCAAGAAATGTGTAAGACTGTTCAATCTCCTTAACGATAATTCCGCCTGACATACCAGCCCGAACCTGATTATTGCTAACTGTGTGTACGTGGGGGTGATACCAGAACAGCCCAGACTGATGTTCTTCTGGAAGATTGACTTGCATCTGGTACTCAGTTGTCGCACCATACTTATTTCCGGGATAAGAATCACCCGGATAAATACCACCAGGAAGATTGTCACTTGTGCCAGACTTTGAGTCAGGGGTAGTAGGACCAGGTGGTGATACAGGTATCTTGCCTGATTCAAGCTTTGGTGTCACATTAGAGTGAACGTGCATCACAACATCATCAGAACCCAGTAGAGGTGATACGTTGAAGCCATGATAATGAAGGTTAGTGTCTTGAGATACGCTCTCTAAGTTTTGCTCTGTTTGCGGTAGTTGGCCGTCCAATTCAACCTTGACTGGTAAGTCGTTTGTAAGCGTCAGGTCAATGGATTTACCAGGAGATACCACTATAGTTGGTGGGTTATAGGTTGGCTCCAAGGTTTTTGGTTCACTACTATCCTGCTCATAGTAGGTAGCCCCGTAGAGGTAGCCCTTGTAAGATTCATCAAGGTTGATAGTGCCCTCAGTGGCATCTAAAGTAATTGGCCCTTCATCCGCGTATGCAAATGGCGGATTGGCAAAAGGCTGACCACTTATTGTAAGTTTACATGAATTGACAAGAGGAGACGTGTCGTTAGCAGCAGCCTTCCCCGTAAACATCCCGAAAGAAATAAACACTCCTACCAAAGCCACAGTAAGCAGCCTGCTTAGGGAATGGAATAAACGTTTCATAAATACATTACTAAACTCATCCGAAAATCATATGACGGACTGTCATATTAAAATAAACTTAGTTTAAAATTTTAATAGAAATTTAAAATTAATCGCAAAGAGTGGCAAACTAGATCAAAGCGTTTTACAAGGACAAAGAATTAATTTTTGACCTTACAACCTAGAGGTTTCAAAGTAACTACAGTTTAATGTTGCTAGTAGTAACGAATTTTGTTAAAATACTAACTTTAGTATTTTTGAGTCTTAATTTGAGAGTTGC contains:
- a CDS encoding phytanoyl-CoA dioxygenase family protein → MQLTSEELKTYDLQGYLLLPNCFAPGEVEVMRAEASALCLQDFAGKILKRDGKTVRMIHGAHLENKVFHRLVRHPKLVKPIMQLLGDSAVYIHRCSLNFKPAFEDTMWSWHQDSSYFCKNDGMPTDQAAIAIVFLDEVNEFNGPTLVMPGSHKEGLINPITEEEESLAIEEKQYLKSRRTQYMLSRPTVTKLVEKYGIVAPKGPAGSVLLFHPSCVHGSAANIMSPFNRTIAVIAYNSVENIPVAVENPRPEYVASRDYRPIEPLSEDVLLQAV
- a CDS encoding multicopper oxidase family protein, whose product is MKRLFHSLSRLLTVALVGVFISFGMFTGKAAANDTSPLVNSCKLTISGQPFANPPFAYADEGPITLDATEGTINLDESYKGYLYGATYYEQDSSEPKTLEPTYNPPTIVVSPGKSIDLTLTNDLPVKVELDGQLPQTEQNLESVSQDTNLHYHGFNVSPLLGSDDVVMHVHSNVTPKLESGKIPVSPPGPTTPDSKSGTSDNLPGGIYPGDSYPGNKYGATTEYQMQVNLPEEHQSGLFWYHPHVHTVSNNQVRAGMSGGIIVKEIEQSYTFLDPAPGKGIKPTSTITPTTIQPTKLAITQQVMMFKDFNDVLNPNYNSQSPRPDCFTFNGTLNPKITIQPGEVQFWRIANIGADNYLNLALETNVETNPKFAENGGFYILARDSDVVNKPIKTQSVLLPPASRVELLVVGGEPGEEYTLVSALSSNLTKDQQQWVNQFNKKSYYLATVSVEQGNYVCYQSPDGSELTPDGSACKSGGETLNDYITSQTPAKIDKLLPKPSDLASYQECPQGEKDRTKCITPGKEYSDPLTQKRYFYFSNSTKPVKNVFTIKGYSSPHESPTGELYNENRIDKVSHLGDIEEWQVINTTGAPHAFHMHQLDFLVTQVTLKDDPGSTYDNYTINGQCQRNNDSTYTCPLKPQGYRDTMNLPPNSTTTIRIPFLNPFITGVFVYHCHILDHEDKGMMQNLKVIDPKEYKSTSGLGSNS